A genomic window from Salvia hispanica cultivar TCC Black 2014 chromosome 5, UniMelb_Shisp_WGS_1.0, whole genome shotgun sequence includes:
- the LOC125190733 gene encoding trihelix transcription factor GTL1-like isoform X2 → MLQEEEQVVVSDEKLGDLGIAEAASPISSRPPAANFEGGSSSNRWPRQETLALLQIRSQMDAAFRDATLKAPLWEQVSRKLGEVGYKRSAKKCKEKFENVHKYYKRTKEGRGGRQDGKTYKFFSQLEALDQTTSNPTTAAAATAVSLPPPPPALFGITFSTDSSSEDEEMETGKRKRSGDSDEKMMDFFEGVLRQVMQKQEAMQQRFLEAIEKREQDRMIRDEAWKRQDMARVAREHEIAAQERAISASRDAAIVDFLEKITGQTIQLPAAPVPPPPPQPATAEMPVQDLATSETSSSRWPKPEVLALIKLRSSMEPRFQEAGPKGPLWEDISAGMQSIGYNRSAKRCKEKWENINKYFKKVKESNKKRPQDAKTCPYFDELDALYRNKILNAAPSTSLSHQPDLPSNPFSENPQPNLDGENQKTL, encoded by the exons ATGCTGCAGGAGGAGGAGCAGGTGGTGGTGAGTGATGAGAAATTGGGAGATCTGGGAATTGCGGAAGCCGCCTCGCCGATTAGCAGCCGGCCGCCGGCTGCTAATTTTGAAGGCGGCTCCTCCAGCAACCGGTGGCCGCGGCAGGAGACTTTGGCTCTTCTGCAGATTAGGTCTCAAATGGATGCTGCATTTCGTGATGCAACTCTTAAGGCTCCTCTTTGGGAACAAGTTTCCAG GAAATTAGGCGAGGTGGGATACAAAAGAAGCGCCAAAAAGTGCAAGGAGAAATTCGAAAACGTccacaaatattataaacggaCTAAAGAAGGCCGCGGCGGTCGCCAAGACGGAAAGACCTACAAATTCTTCTCCCAGCTCGAAGCGCTCGATCAAACCACCTCGAATCCAACGACTGCGGCCGCGGCCACGGCCGTCTCTCTACCCCCTCCGCCTCCGGCCTTATTCGGCATCACCTTCTCGACCGACAGCTCATCCGAAGACGAAGAGATGGAGACggggaagaggaagaggagcgGGGATAGCGACGAGAAAATGATGGATTTCTTCGAGGGCGTGTTGAGGCAAGTGATGCAGAAGCAGGAAGCGATGCAGCAGCGGTTTCTAGAAGCGATAGAGAAGAGGGAGCAAGACAGAATGATCAGAGACGAGGCGTGGAAGAGGCAGGACATGGCGAGGGTGGCACGGGAGCACGAGATAGCCGCTCAAGAACGCGCCATCTCGGCCTCCCGAGACGCTGCCATTGTTGACTTCCTTGAGAAGATCACAGGACAAACTATACAGCTGCCAGCTGCACCAGTGCCACCGCCGCCACCTCAGCCAGCTACGGCCGAGATGCCAGTGCAGGATTTGGCCACCTCGGAGACCAGCTCGTCCAGGTGGCCAAAACCTGAAGTGCTGGCACTGATAAAGCTAAGGAGTAGCATGGAGCCAAGATTTCAAGAGGCGGGGCCCAAGGGCCCGCTCTGGGAAGATATATCTGCGGGAATGCAAAGCATAGGATACAACAGAAGTGCAAAGAGATGCAAGGAGAAGTGGGAGAATATCAATAAGTACTTCAAGAAAGTGAAAGAGAGCAACAAGAAACGCCCCCAAGACGCCAAAACCTGTCCTTACTTCGATGAATTGGATGCATTGTACCGGAATAAGATACTTAACGCTGCTCCTTCTACTAGTTTGTCTCACCAACCCGACCTCCCTTCCAACCCTTTTTCCGAAAATCCTCAGCCAAACCTTGATGGAGAAAATCAG AAGACATTATAG
- the LOC125190733 gene encoding trihelix transcription factor GTL1-like isoform X1 codes for MLQEEEQVVVSDEKLGDLGIAEAASPISSRPPAANFEGGSSSNRWPRQETLALLQIRSQMDAAFRDATLKAPLWEQVSRKLGEVGYKRSAKKCKEKFENVHKYYKRTKEGRGGRQDGKTYKFFSQLEALDQTTSNPTTAAAATAVSLPPPPPALFGITFSTDSSSEDEEMETGKRKRSGDSDEKMMDFFEGVLRQVMQKQEAMQQRFLEAIEKREQDRMIRDEAWKRQDMARVAREHEIAAQERAISASRDAAIVDFLEKITGQTIQLPAAPVPPPPPQPATAEMPVQDLATSETSSSRWPKPEVLALIKLRSSMEPRFQEAGPKGPLWEDISAGMQSIGYNRSAKRCKEKWENINKYFKKVKESNKKRPQDAKTCPYFDELDALYRNKILNAAPSTSLSHQPDLPSNPFSENPQPNLDGENQPEDIIDKGHRQGNGDTTGNYCSNSDEDEVEEYDDKMVYKIQFVGSSSNAGASAASSFVAMVQ; via the exons ATGCTGCAGGAGGAGGAGCAGGTGGTGGTGAGTGATGAGAAATTGGGAGATCTGGGAATTGCGGAAGCCGCCTCGCCGATTAGCAGCCGGCCGCCGGCTGCTAATTTTGAAGGCGGCTCCTCCAGCAACCGGTGGCCGCGGCAGGAGACTTTGGCTCTTCTGCAGATTAGGTCTCAAATGGATGCTGCATTTCGTGATGCAACTCTTAAGGCTCCTCTTTGGGAACAAGTTTCCAG GAAATTAGGCGAGGTGGGATACAAAAGAAGCGCCAAAAAGTGCAAGGAGAAATTCGAAAACGTccacaaatattataaacggaCTAAAGAAGGCCGCGGCGGTCGCCAAGACGGAAAGACCTACAAATTCTTCTCCCAGCTCGAAGCGCTCGATCAAACCACCTCGAATCCAACGACTGCGGCCGCGGCCACGGCCGTCTCTCTACCCCCTCCGCCTCCGGCCTTATTCGGCATCACCTTCTCGACCGACAGCTCATCCGAAGACGAAGAGATGGAGACggggaagaggaagaggagcgGGGATAGCGACGAGAAAATGATGGATTTCTTCGAGGGCGTGTTGAGGCAAGTGATGCAGAAGCAGGAAGCGATGCAGCAGCGGTTTCTAGAAGCGATAGAGAAGAGGGAGCAAGACAGAATGATCAGAGACGAGGCGTGGAAGAGGCAGGACATGGCGAGGGTGGCACGGGAGCACGAGATAGCCGCTCAAGAACGCGCCATCTCGGCCTCCCGAGACGCTGCCATTGTTGACTTCCTTGAGAAGATCACAGGACAAACTATACAGCTGCCAGCTGCACCAGTGCCACCGCCGCCACCTCAGCCAGCTACGGCCGAGATGCCAGTGCAGGATTTGGCCACCTCGGAGACCAGCTCGTCCAGGTGGCCAAAACCTGAAGTGCTGGCACTGATAAAGCTAAGGAGTAGCATGGAGCCAAGATTTCAAGAGGCGGGGCCCAAGGGCCCGCTCTGGGAAGATATATCTGCGGGAATGCAAAGCATAGGATACAACAGAAGTGCAAAGAGATGCAAGGAGAAGTGGGAGAATATCAATAAGTACTTCAAGAAAGTGAAAGAGAGCAACAAGAAACGCCCCCAAGACGCCAAAACCTGTCCTTACTTCGATGAATTGGATGCATTGTACCGGAATAAGATACTTAACGCTGCTCCTTCTACTAGTTTGTCTCACCAACCCGACCTCCCTTCCAACCCTTTTTCCGAAAATCCTCAGCCAAACCTTGATGGAGAAAATCAG CCAGAAGACATTATAGATAAGGGACATCGACAAGGAAACGGAGATACAACCGGAAACTACTGCTCTAATAGtgatgaagatgaagttgAGGAGTACGACGACAAAATGGTTTACAAAATACAGTTCGTAGGCTCCTCCTCCAATGCTGGAGCTTCAGCAGCATCCTCGTTCGTCGCCATGGTTCAGTAA